The genomic DNA CGTCCTCGATGAGCAGGTGGCCCTCGGCGAGCAGCACCGTCACCGCAGTGCGTACGACGTCGCCCTTGCCCTCGATGACGGAGGACACCGCCCGATGGATGTCGCCGGCGACAGTGCGCAGCTCCTCCAGGCTCGTCCCCCCGCGTCGTGCCGATGTCTCGGTCTCAAGCCCTGAGTGCATGACGTCGATCCTGCCTGATGCTCGGGGAGTACGGAGTCCGATCGGGCTCCCGCGCCGTGATCGTTACCTGGATGGCCGAACCATTCTCTCCCGGCGGCACGCCCGCGTCACCTCCCGGGGCGCGAGGCCGGTGTCCGCAGGTGGCGCCGGCCTCCTCCACTTCGCACCACCCGGCGCACCACCTGCGCCCCGTTCCGGCGTTCATGGCCTGGGAGGGCGGCGCTGAGCGACCCCGGACAGCGCTTCTGACGGAATTTCACCCACTCACGCACCACCGTCCACCCCCATGCCTCTGACCTGCGGCGATGCATCTCGATCGACTCGGAAACCTCGCCGGAACGGGCGTGTGGGGTGTGGTAAGTGGTGCAAAGTGGAGTACGGTGGAGCGCACTGGAAGGAAGTGGTCTCGACTCATCCGGTCAGGGAGGTGGGCATCCGATGTTTCTCGGTACGCACACGCCCCGGCTGGACGACAAGGGCCGCCTCTTCCTCCCGGCGAAGTTCCGCAAGGAGCTCGCCGGTGGTCTCGTCGTCACGCGCGGACAGGAGCGCTGTCTCTATGTGTTCGCGATGCCGGAGTTCGAGCGCATCACCACGACGATGAACTCCACGCCCGTGACCAGCCGAGCCGTGCGCGACTTCCAGCGCGTGTTCCTGTCCGCCGCCTCCGACGAGATCCCCGACAAGCAGGGCCGGGTCACGATCCCGGCCGTGCTGCGTGAGTACGCCGGCCTGTCCCGTGACTGCACGGTCATCGGTGCGGGCGCTCGCGTCGAGGTCTGGGACACCGCCGCCTGGAACGAGTACCTGTCCGCCACCGAGGAGTCCTTCTCCGAGCAGTCCGAAGAGGTGATCCCCGGACTCCTCTAGACCCAAGCTCGGCCCCACGGGCCGGCTGCGAGGTCTCCACCCGCTCACGTCACACGCTGCGACGTCACTTCCCCGGCGCCGCAGCACCCACGACGAGGACGCGGTGGGGGACCTGGCAGCCGGCCCACCCCGAACCACCTGACCCATGAGAAAGGAGCCCACGATGTCCACCACCGGATCCGCCGCCGACCGGCACGTACCCGTCCTGCGCGACCGCATCGTCGAGCTCCTGGCGCCGGCGCTCGACCACGAGGGTGCGGTCGCCGTCGACGGCACGCTCGGCATGGGCGGTCACACCGAGGCGCTCCTGCAGGCGTGCCCGCAGGCCACCGTGATCGGCGTCGACCGCGATACCGACGCCCTGCGGCTGGCCGGCGAGCGACTCGCCTCGTACGGCGACCGGTTCGTCCCGGCGCGGGCGGTGTACGACGAGCTGCCCGAGGTGCTCGCCGACCGGGGCATCGCGCAGGTCGACGCCGTGCTGTTCGACCTGGGGGTCTCCTCCCTCCAGCTGGACGAGGCCGAGCGCGGGTTCGCCTACCGGCACGACGCGCCGCTGGACATGCGCATGGACCAGACCGACGGCCCGACGGCTGCGGACGTCCTCAACACCTACGACGCGGCCGAGCTCGAGCGGATCCTGCGCGACTACGGCGAGGAGCGCTTCGCCCGTCGGATCGCCGCGGCCGTCGTGCGGGAGCGCGAGAAGGCACCGTTCGACCGCTCGGAGCGCCTGGTCGAGCTGCTGCGTGCCGCGATCCCGGCTGCGTCGCAGCGCACCGGGGGACACCCGGGCAAGCGGACCTTCCAGGCTCTGCGCATCGAGGTCAACCGCGAGCTGGACGCGTGGCGTACGGCGTTGCCGGCCGCGATCGACGCTCTCGCCGTCGGTGGTCGGATCGCCGTCCTGTCCTACCACTCTCTCGAGGACCGCATCACCAAGCGAGCCCTCACGGCCGGCGCACGCAGCACCGCTCCGCCCGGGCTCCCGGTCGAGCTGCCCGAGCACCAGCCCTACCTGGGACTGCTCACCCGCGGCGGCGAGGAGCCGTCCGAGCAGGAGACCCAGACCAACCCGCGCGCTGCATCAGCCCGCCTGCGCGCCGCCGAACGAACCCGACCGACGAAGGGAACCAGGTCATGAGCCAGCTCACCGCTCCGGTGACCACGCAGCGGGCCGCGCGTCTACCGATCCACCGCCCGGGCCGCGCCGCCGGCGTGTCACGTCCCGCCCGCCTGCGCGTCATCACCGGCGAGGAGGTGCGCCGCAGCAACACCGGGTTCGGCGTGCTGTGCGCACTGCTGATGACGGTCGGCCTGCTCGCCGTGCTGCTGCTGAACACCGCTCGTGCCGAGCAGTCGTTCGCGCTCGGCAGCCTGCAGCAGACCTCCGACCGTCTCTCGGACAACGAGGAGCAGCTGCGCACCGACCTCGCCAACGTCCAGGCGCCGCAACAGCTGGCGTTGAAGGCACAGGAGATGGGCATGGTTCCCGCCGGCGAGGTCGCCTACGTCCGGACCTCCGACCACAAGGTGCTCGGCGTGGCGAAGAACGCGACCGGAGCCAGCACCTTTACGGTGGGCACACTGCCGAACACCCCGGCCAGCACGGTGGCCGGCCAGGCCGCATCAGCAGCCGACCGGAGCATCGTGGTGGCCAAGCCGACACCGCCCACGCCGGCGACGCCGAACGCCACGGCGAAGCCGACACCCCAGACCGCCCAGAAGAAGTCCGGTGGCCCGAAGGCGCAGCCCACGCCCACGAAGGTCACCCCGAAGCAGAAGTCGCCGAAGCCGACGACCGGAGCCAAGAAGCCGCAGAGTCAGTCAGCGCGACCGACCAGCACGAGGTGAGCACGTGAGCCAGTCCCGCCGACCGGGTGGACCTACCCAGGCTCGACCCGTCCGGCGGGACCGGCCCACACCTCGCGGACGGTCCGCACCTGCGGCCCCTCGTCGTCAGCCGACCACGAAGGCCGCAGCCGCCGAGCGCCCACAGCGACCCCGGCCCGCTCGTAAGGCACCGCCCCGGCAGCCGCCGCGTCCGCCGCGTCGACCGGTCGGCCTCGGTGTCGGCCACCCGCGTCGCCGGGCACGCGTCCTCATCGTCGCGATGCTCTTCGTGTTCAGCATGTTCGCCGTCCAGCTCGTCCGCATCCAGGGCGTGGACTCCGCGAGCGTCTCGCAGCAGGCGCTCGGCAGCCGCACCAAGCGCGTGGCGATCCCGGCACAGCGCGGCACGATCACCGACCGCGACGGGGTGGTCCTCGCTGACAGCGTCGACCGCCGCAACGTCGCGGGCGATGCTGTGGCGATCGCGCAGTACTTCACTCGCGAGAACGGCAAGAAGGTCGAGCTCGGCCTGCAGGGTGCGGCGGCCAAGATCGCCCCGCTGCTCGGGCTGAAGTCCAGCGATCTGCTGGCGACCCTGCAGAAGGCGCACAAGAAGGGCTCTCGCTTCACCTACCTCGCCAAGGACGTGTCGCCCACGCAGTGGCGCGCGGTCCAGGAGCTCGATGTCCCCGGGGTCTCGAGCGAGCGGGTCGTACGACGGGAGTACCCTCAGGGCACCAGCCTCGGACCGCTCGTCGGCTGGGTCGGCACCAACGGCAAGCCCGGCGGCGGCGTCGAGGCGTTGCAGGAGAAGAACCTCGTCGGCACGCCCGGGACGCACATCTACGAGCGTGACCCGAGCGGCCAGATCATCGCCACGGGCGACAACTCCGACACGCCTGCCAAGCCCGGCAAGGACGTCCGCCTGACCATCGACAACGACCTGCAGTGGTACGCCCAGAACGCCTTGGCGCAGCGGGTCAAGGAGACCAAGGGTCTGTCCGGAGACGTCGTGGTCATGGAGGCCAAGACGGGCAACGTCCTCGCTGCGGCGTCCTACCCGAGCTTCGACCCCAACGACATGGGCAGCGCCCCGAGCTATCTGCGTCTGCGGCCGTTCGACGAGGTCTACGAGCCGGGTTCGACGAGCAAGGTCATCACGATGGCCGCCCTCATCGACCAAGGCTACGCCACACCCACCACGCCGGTCACGGTGCCGCCGACGCTGAGGCGCGCCGGTCGCCCGTTCCACGACTCCGAGAACCACGGCACCGAGCGCATGACGCTGGCCGGAGTGCTCGCGCACTCCTCCAACATGGGCACCATCCTCGCGGGCGAGAAGATGCCCGCCGCCCAGCTGCACGCGTACATGACCAAGTTCGGGCTCGGCTCCCGCACGGGTGTCGGCTTTCCGGGGGAGTCGCGCGGCATCCTCGCCAAGCCGCAGGACTGGAAGGGCGACCAGCGCTACACCGTCATGTTCGGCCAGGGCCTGGCCGGTACAGCCATCCAGCAGGCGGCGGTCTTCCAGACGATCGCCAACGGTGGCGTACGCATGCCGGTGCGGATGGTCGACAAGGTCGGTGACGGCCACGGCGGGTTCACCGAGCCCGAGGACGACCGCAAGCCGCAGCGGGTCGTGTCCACGTCGACCGCCAACCAGCTCACCCGGATGATGCAGTCGGTCGTCAGCGAGGAGGGCACGGCCCACCAGGCGCAGGTGCCGGGCTACACCGTGGCGGGCAAGACCAGCACGGCCGAGCGGTACGACTCGACGCTGAAGAAGTACAGCGGCACGACCGCGTCGTTCATCGGGTTCGCACCCGCTGAGAAGCCGGAGCTCGTCGTGGCGGTCACCATCCAGCGTCCACTCGCCGGCACCTACGGTGGTCCGGTGTCCGGTCCGGTGTTCAGCAAGATCATGTCCTTCGGGCTGCAGCAGCGTAAGGTCCCGCCGTCGGGCAACACCCCCCAGCCGTACCCGTTGAACCAGACCCCACCCGCGACGGAGCAGAAGTGATCCCGCTGAGACTGAGTGAGATCGTCGCCATCACCGGCGGAGAGCAGCACGGACACGACGTCCTGGTCGAGGGGGCAGTGGTCACCGACTCGCGCGAGTGCGGGCCAGGGTCGCTGTACGTCGCCCGGGTGGGCGAGCACGCCGACGGGCACGACTTCGTCCCCGGCGCACGGGCTGCAGGTGCGGTCGCCGTCCTCGGGACCCGTGTCGTCGACGACGGCCCGACTGTCGTGGTCGCCGATGTGCAGGAGGCGTTCGCGGCACTGGCACGCGGCGTGGTCGACCGCAGCCCCGACCTCACCGTCATCGGCATCACGGGCAGCTCCGGCAAGACCTCGACCAAGGACCTGCTCGCGGCCGTGCTGCGTCCGGTCGCCGAGACCGTCGCTCCGGTCGGCTCCTACAACTCCGAGGTCGGTGTCCCACTCACCGTCTGCCGGGTCACGCCGACCACCCGCTTCCTGGTCGCAGAGATGGGCGCCGACGGCGAGGGGCACATCGCCTACCTCACCCGCATCGCGCCGCCGCAGATCGGCGTCGTGCTCAACGTCGGCCGCGCCCACCTGGGCGAGTTCGGCTCGGTCGAGGCCATCGCCCGGACCAAGTCGGAGATGGTGCAGGCCCTCGCGCCC from Luteipulveratus halotolerans includes the following:
- the mraZ gene encoding division/cell wall cluster transcriptional repressor MraZ; amino-acid sequence: MFLGTHTPRLDDKGRLFLPAKFRKELAGGLVVTRGQERCLYVFAMPEFERITTTMNSTPVTSRAVRDFQRVFLSAASDEIPDKQGRVTIPAVLREYAGLSRDCTVIGAGARVEVWDTAAWNEYLSATEESFSEQSEEVIPGLL
- the rsmH gene encoding 16S rRNA (cytosine(1402)-N(4))-methyltransferase RsmH; this encodes MSTTGSAADRHVPVLRDRIVELLAPALDHEGAVAVDGTLGMGGHTEALLQACPQATVIGVDRDTDALRLAGERLASYGDRFVPARAVYDELPEVLADRGIAQVDAVLFDLGVSSLQLDEAERGFAYRHDAPLDMRMDQTDGPTAADVLNTYDAAELERILRDYGEERFARRIAAAVVREREKAPFDRSERLVELLRAAIPAASQRTGGHPGKRTFQALRIEVNRELDAWRTALPAAIDALAVGGRIAVLSYHSLEDRITKRALTAGARSTAPPGLPVELPEHQPYLGLLTRGGEEPSEQETQTNPRAASARLRAAERTRPTKGTRS
- a CDS encoding peptidoglycan D,D-transpeptidase FtsI family protein, yielding MLFVFSMFAVQLVRIQGVDSASVSQQALGSRTKRVAIPAQRGTITDRDGVVLADSVDRRNVAGDAVAIAQYFTRENGKKVELGLQGAAAKIAPLLGLKSSDLLATLQKAHKKGSRFTYLAKDVSPTQWRAVQELDVPGVSSERVVRREYPQGTSLGPLVGWVGTNGKPGGGVEALQEKNLVGTPGTHIYERDPSGQIIATGDNSDTPAKPGKDVRLTIDNDLQWYAQNALAQRVKETKGLSGDVVVMEAKTGNVLAAASYPSFDPNDMGSAPSYLRLRPFDEVYEPGSTSKVITMAALIDQGYATPTTPVTVPPTLRRAGRPFHDSENHGTERMTLAGVLAHSSNMGTILAGEKMPAAQLHAYMTKFGLGSRTGVGFPGESRGILAKPQDWKGDQRYTVMFGQGLAGTAIQQAAVFQTIANGGVRMPVRMVDKVGDGHGGFTEPEDDRKPQRVVSTSTANQLTRMMQSVVSEEGTAHQAQVPGYTVAGKTSTAERYDSTLKKYSGTTASFIGFAPAEKPELVVAVTIQRPLAGTYGGPVSGPVFSKIMSFGLQQRKVPPSGNTPQPYPLNQTPPATEQK